GTTGTTGGTGGTTAGAAGTGTGGGTCTGAACCAGACTACTGGGTTCAAGTGCTGTCTCTGCTATGTACAAGCCCAAAGACTGTGGGCAAAACTAGTGAGCTCCCCTCTTAATGGGGATGACAAATGATTCTGATAAAAAGGGGAGAGTCATCCCACTTCTTTGTGACAACCAAAACATTCATTCAATCAAATTGTTGTCAAGCCGGTGCGGTGGctcacgcctctaatcccagaggctcaggaaactgaggcaggaggatcatgaattcaaagccagtctcagcaaaagggaggtgctaaacaactcagtgagaccctatctctaaataaaatactaaatatagggttggaattgtggctcagtggttgagtgcccttgagttcaatccctagtacccccaaaAAAGTTATCAAATACCTCCTATGTTCCAGGGATTCTGCCACAAGGAGAGTTGCATCCCTAAGCCTCCATCTTCCCATTCATTATGGGGATAATGATATTTATGATATGGGAATGGAGAAGATTTAATCAGACAATTCACACAGAGGTTCTACTGTGATGCATGGCataataaataattcatgttGACTCCTGCTGCTGTGGCATAGACACAAAAAATGGTGATAGACATCCTAGGATTGACCTTGTACTGGCCATCCTAACTGGTGGGGTGCTGTGGGTACCAGTGATGAAACATTTTGAATATCACCCCATTTTACCATTAGGTCAGAGACTTAAGCATCTTCAAAGGGACAGTATTTCAGTGGAGCATCATAAGAAAGCAGGAAAtactattttatattgttttatagaCACCATCAAGAGAAGCTAGAGGCTGGCAACTGTGACCACAGGCAGAACTCGCCTGTGGTTGAAAGGTCTGGACGCAAGAGGAAGTGCTTGGAAGAAAGACAGGATTCTAGTCAGAAGAAATCCCTAGAGCCCAAAACAAAAGGTTCGTAAGTTCCGCCAGCACTCCAAAGAGACCAAGACTAGAATAATTCAGATTCCAGGGCTGAGCCGCCGCCCTTGGGATTTCACATCTGGTGCCCAGAAGGTGGCCTTGTTGGCTTCATGAAGGAAGAGAAAGTGAAAGGTGCTCTGCGCTTACTTCTCCTGCAGTGCACTTTAGCTTTTGAGGTGTCCAGGATCATTTTTGGAAATCTGAATCTTATAAAAATTGAACTCTCTTTCCTGAAAAACACATACGTACAGTCATTGTAACCGTGGGGGGTTATTGGAGGAGCCAACTCTGAAACTCTGCTTCATTATTCTCCCAGGTGTGCCAGAGGTGAAGTTGCTGTGTGGGGCAGATTTACTAGAGTCCTTCGGTGTGCCCAATTTGTGGAAGAGTGAGGATATCACCCGAATCGTGGCAGACTATGGGCTCATATGTGTCACTCGGGATGGAAGTGATGCTCAGAAATTCATCTATGAGTCCGATGTGCTGTGGAAACACCAGAGCAACATTCACCTGGTGAACGAGTGGATCCACAACGACATCTCGTCCACAAAGATCCGGAGAGCCCTCCGAAGGGGCCAGAGCATTCGATACTTGGTACCAGATCTGGTCCAAGAATACATTGAAAAGCATGATTTGTACAGCTCTGAGAGCGAAGACAGGAATGTTGGGGTTGTCCTGGCTCCTTTGCAGAGAAACACTGCAGAGGCGAAGTCATAGAAATGCTACAGCTTGACAGTTTGGATCACTCTTCTGGAGATTTTAAACAATCTGGTGTTGTAACTCAGGAAAGAAATCTTTATCtttcataaacaaaattttaaaaatctgataaaagTCCGCTGGAAATTAAAGTaagatttatgttttctttttatcagaGTGGCTAAGATGATAATAAGGCCTTAAATaaggccttaaaaaaaaaaaaaagaatgtacaaatccctttatttttaagagactAGTAGTTCACTAAAACCTGAAGAATATTAATGAAACTAACTCCAAATAAGTACCacacaagagaaaacaaagtgtgAAAAGCAAATGTCCACTCCAGATTCTGATTCTAGCTGGGTActgcttaagaggctgaggcaggaggatcacttgagcccagagtTCAATACCAACCTGACAACAGCCagatcctgactcaaaacaaaacagaatcaaCCCCCACCAAGCCTAACTTTAGTTATGAAAGGAACTGACATTTTATATATGCCTATTGTAGGGCTCTCCACCAAGATGGATAAGGGAAGGAATTCTtcatcttatttaaaattttttttttttttaattactgggaatttaacccaggagccctctaccactgagctacactgccagtcctttttgttttatttttttattttattttttaaatttttttttagttgtagattgtcacaatgtctttatttttatgtggtgcataaaaatatttttatgggtaaggatcaaacccagggcctcgtgcatttgaggcaagtgctctaccttcaagctacaaccccagcccattttttttttgttgttttatttttgatacagggtctctaaattgctgaagctggccttgaatttgtgatcttcctgcctcggcctcttgagttgctgagattacaggcatatgctactgTGCCAAGCCCCAGAGAGAGCTTCTTATGGTTTGTTAAAATTGTTCTACAATAGAAACAGGATCATGGTTAAATTCCcaacaaaaatagaataatttacttttttgtaatttatatttattacctATACCACTCCAGATGAAGGTTTataattcttcagaaaaaaaaaatacttacaattGTGCAATTGTTTAATCAGATATGAAGCTACAgttggaaaaaggaaaatgttaaataaaGTTGACAAATGTTTACTCTACCACACCCAACTTAATCTTTTGCAGGAGTGgggtttatttacttatttttatgtgatgctgaggatccaacccaacGCCTCGCACACACTAGGCAAATGCTTGAAccctgagccacaattccagccctattttgtattttatttgcttagcacctcgcttctgctgaggctggctgtctttgaattcatgatcctcctgcctcagcctcctgagctgctgcgatTATAGGCctgcgccaccacgcctggccaaaCTTATCCTTACTAAAGCTGTCAGGCCAACTAGCAAAGACAGGAGAGGCACAAAGCCTGGCACCCATGTGATTCAGCCGGAGTCCACCAAGTGAATAAAGGGTCAGAATCTCAGATCATAGAGATGAGGATCATTTCCTCCACCCACTTGACTTTCGGAGCTTAAAGTTTGAAGTAGACCTGAAAAATAACCATCTACAGGCAGATGAAACTATCAGACTTGCTTTAAGTTCCAGAAAAGCTCACctcagggctggagatatggctcagttgcTAGAATGCTTGCTTTGtatgcactaggccctgggttcaatacccagcaccacaaaaaaaaaagctcacaTCATTCATCAGAAGTTTCTTCCCACTTCCAAGTGCCCATACTGTGTTTATCTATACTGACATCAGGACCCCCTGGGAATGCAGGCAGGGGACATTCTCAGGACATGTATTGTCTAGGAAAGAATTTTATCGTTCCACTATTTATGGAATAGCAGCTTTGTACACAGATCCTGCTGCCAGGATATCTGTTGCAGAATAGCATAGTTTTGGGTGTCCTCCAGAACAGAACATTCTCTTTGGATAATGAAGATTAGAACAATTAATTTCACAGGGAAACAGGTATTCTCCATTGTGGGGATTTCCtttaagtgagagaaaaatatgCCATTGTTTATTCCTTATAACAATTTTTTCATAATATGCTTTTGGAAGGTGAATTGAGAATATAGGAAATGGGTGATGTTGGTGGTTTTTATGGGTCGAATTCTGCTCCTTGCATGGTATAATTTGAGTGCAGCAACCAAACTTAGCAGTGAAAGTCCTTTACTGGCATCTCTTCAGAAAAAATATAGTGCATGAAGAACATCTTTGTTGTTTATCTGTGTGTACAGAAAATCTATTGGTACGAGTGGTTCTCTTTGGTGATGCAGGTACAGGGATTGAGCCAGAGGATCCATCAGGTTTATCTCCTTGTACCAAAGGATGCTTTCTTTCCGTGCCATCCTGACGATCTGACCTAAGTAAAGGGAGCTGCTGTCTTTTTCCAAATTCTCTTATTCTCTTTTCTAGGAGCCCAGTAGTTGCTATGTTATGAAATGGGCTCCTTTAACATTTATTTCAGGGTACTATAGGAAGTTCATTACTCTGCCACTCTCAAGATTGTTTCCAAAGGCTTCCATCTAAATCACCCACCATGGTATCCACTCAACTGTGAGAAGGCATAAACAGTGCCCATCTCGGAAATCTGCACCTTGTTTGCCAGTGGTGCTGTTTGAACTTTATAATGCCAACACTTATTGAGCCCTTACTGTATGTTGGGCATGTGCTCCTGAGTGCCTTACATCAAAAAGAATCTGatcattcctataatcccagcagctcaaaaggctgagacaggaagatcatgaattcaaaaccagcctcagcaacttagcaaagccctaagcaactttcaagaccctgtcttgaagttaaaaaaataaaaagggatgggaatatggctcagtggttaagaacactGAGTTTAAAAAACACCATGTCTTGGCCAAATCACTAGCatcaaacaaaaggaaagaaagtgctCAGTTTTGGCCAAataaatttcttcattctttccagAGATAACCTTTGGTACTGACTAGGAGGAAGATCTATAGGCAAGTCCAGCCTCTGACCACATCAACTGAAATTCAGTCCATCCCTACAGGATGACCCCTGCTCAAACTGGCCCAAAGCCATACCAACTAGCACAAAGGCTAAATAATTAGTAGTGTT
This region of Ictidomys tridecemlineatus isolate mIctTri1 chromosome 11, mIctTri1.hap1, whole genome shotgun sequence genomic DNA includes:
- the Nmnat1 gene encoding nicotinamide/nicotinic acid mononucleotide adenylyltransferase 1 isoform X1 is translated as MVLYPLLNSLFLCFSRFLALRVPAMRRARASPAIECSFSVSRYFPGRTGEHLTDNKEDVRVFHLEQQLQVLTMDKSEKTEVVLLACGSFNPITNMHLRLFELAKDYLNGTGKYRVIKGIISPVGDAYKKKGLIPAHHRIIMAELATKSSNWVEVDTWESLQKEWTETVKVLRHHQEKLEAGNCDHRQNSPVVERSGRKRKCLEERQDSSQKKSLEPKTKGVPEVKLLCGADLLESFGVPNLWKSEDITRIVADYGLICVTRDGSDAQKFIYESDVLWKHQSNIHLVNEWIHNDISSTKIRRALRRGQSIRYLVPDLVQEYIEKHDLYSSESEDRNVGVVLAPLQRNTAEAKS
- the Nmnat1 gene encoding nicotinamide/nicotinic acid mononucleotide adenylyltransferase 1 isoform X2, producing the protein MNFGLSTSKTALRVPAMRRARASPAIECSFSVSRYFPGRTGEHLTDNKEDVRVFHLEQQLQVLTMDKSEKTEVVLLACGSFNPITNMHLRLFELAKDYLNGTGKYRVIKGIISPVGDAYKKKGLIPAHHRIIMAELATKSSNWVEVDTWESLQKEWTETVKVLRHHQEKLEAGNCDHRQNSPVVERSGRKRKCLEERQDSSQKKSLEPKTKGVPEVKLLCGADLLESFGVPNLWKSEDITRIVADYGLICVTRDGSDAQKFIYESDVLWKHQSNIHLVNEWIHNDISSTKIRRALRRGQSIRYLVPDLVQEYIEKHDLYSSESEDRNVGVVLAPLQRNTAEAKS
- the Nmnat1 gene encoding nicotinamide/nicotinic acid mononucleotide adenylyltransferase 1 isoform X4, translating into MDKSEKTEVVLLACGSFNPITNMHLRLFELAKDYLNGTGKYRVIKGIISPVGDAYKKKGLIPAHHRIIMAELATKSSNWVEVDTWESLQKEWTETVKVLRHHQEKLEAGNCDHRQNSPVVERSGRKRKCLEERQDSSQKKSLEPKTKGVPEVKLLCGADLLESFGVPNLWKSEDITRIVADYGLICVTRDGSDAQKFIYESDVLWKHQSNIHLVNEWIHNDISSTKIRRALRRGQSIRYLVPDLVQEYIEKHDLYSSESEDRNVGVVLAPLQRNTAEAKS
- the Nmnat1 gene encoding nicotinamide/nicotinic acid mononucleotide adenylyltransferase 1 isoform X3, whose product is MRRARASPAIECSFSVSRYFPGRTGEHLTDNKEDVRVFHLEQQLQVLTMDKSEKTEVVLLACGSFNPITNMHLRLFELAKDYLNGTGKYRVIKGIISPVGDAYKKKGLIPAHHRIIMAELATKSSNWVEVDTWESLQKEWTETVKVLRHHQEKLEAGNCDHRQNSPVVERSGRKRKCLEERQDSSQKKSLEPKTKGVPEVKLLCGADLLESFGVPNLWKSEDITRIVADYGLICVTRDGSDAQKFIYESDVLWKHQSNIHLVNEWIHNDISSTKIRRALRRGQSIRYLVPDLVQEYIEKHDLYSSESEDRNVGVVLAPLQRNTAEAKS